The genomic segment TCGAGCAGGTCACCCGGGTGGTCGCTTCGCGCTGACCCGGGCCAATGTGCCCGCCTGGCCGCCACGCCCTGCTCTTCCTCCACCCACCCCGGCCAATCGGAGCGTGATCGAGCGCGCGGCCCGCGGAATCCCGAATGGGCGGCTATTCCCAGAGCGAGTGGGGTTGCCGCAGGCCGGGGAGGATTACCACCGCAGGAAGGCACCTACCCTCCGAATCCCAAGTCCCCGGCTGCACTCGCTCGACTGGCCGTGTAGGCAGTACAACCGGCCGGATCGGGAGTGCGTTGATCCGGTCATCAACATTTTGCGCCGCACCATCGATTCTCTTGAGCGCGCTTCGGGGGATGGGGCGCCTTGCGGTATGTTCCCGAGATGATGGGAGCACGCCCCCGGCACCTGTTCACGATCGACGTCGAGGACTATTTCCACTCCGAGGACCCCGACCCCGCCGGCTGGGATCGCCACGAACTCCGGGTCGAAGCCTCGACGCGCGCCGTGCTCGATTGTTGCGCGGCCACCGGCGCCCGCGGCACCTTCTTCGTGCTCGGCTGGGTCGCCGAACGCTGCCCGCAACTGGTACGCGAGATCGCCGCGGCCGGCCACGAGGTCGCCTCCCACGGCAGCGACCATCGCTTCGTCTATCGCCAGAGCCGCTCCGAGTTCCTCGACGACGTCCGCCGAGCGCGCGACCTGCTGAGCGGCATCACGGGCACCGCGGTGCAGGGCTACCGCGCACCGTATTTCTCGATCGTGGCGTCGACGCCCTGGGCGCACGACGTGCTGCTCGAAGCCGGCTACTCCTACAGCTCGAGCGTGTTCCCGGGCGCGAACCCGCGGTACGGCATTCCCGGGGCGAGCTCCGAGCCGGGAATGATCCCCACCCCGGGGGGCCGCTCCATGCTCGAAATCCCGATCACCACGTTCTTCTCGCGCGTCGGCTGCGGCGGGGTCTACTTCCGCGCGCTCCCTTACGCGCTGTTCCGCGCCGGCATCGCCGCGCGCGAACGCGGCGGGCGACGCGCGGTGT from the Candidatus Sulfotelmatobacter sp. genome contains:
- a CDS encoding DUF3473 domain-containing protein, coding for MMGARPRHLFTIDVEDYFHSEDPDPAGWDRHELRVEASTRAVLDCCAATGARGTFFVLGWVAERCPQLVREIAAAGHEVASHGSDHRFVYRQSRSEFLDDVRRARDLLSGITGTAVQGYRAPYFSIVASTPWAHDVLLEAGYSYSSSVFPGANPRYGIPGASSEPGMIPTPGGRSMLEIPITTFFSRVGCGGVYFRALPYALFRAGIAARERGGRRAVFYLHPWELDSGKPSPRGSVWLRMRHDVGIRGARARLERLLRDFEFESVESFLARESGLARSPGAGSAPSILRRSTLPAPALVEEARR